The genomic window ATCCCGATGTCCCAGTTCCCCGCGGTGGCATACAGGCCGTCGCCCGCTGCGCCCGTCCACGTGGCGGTCGTCTGTCCAGCCGAAGATGCCGCCAGCCAGCCCAGCCCCAATAGCAGAATTGCGCAACGGCCAGACAGATGGCGCGCTCCGAGTGAAAGCAGTCGTTTCATTTCCCTTCTCCCATTTGCATGAAATGCATTCGTGCGGCCCCCGTTTGGGGCCGTCCAAGGTCATCATACCGCTCCCGGGCCCGTTCCCGCTTATGTTTTCAAGCTTTTTTCGGGCGGGCGCGTGGTCGCGTAGCCCACCACTGGGCGTGGATCGACGCGTAACGCCGGCACTGCCCACCACTCTCACGCCCATGTGGCACGACCCGAGGTAGCCAGGCCGCGGCGCGAATCGCTGTCCTCCTTCTTCCTCAGCCCTGTTGGGGCTCAATGACCGTACCCCCCAGAGGCACCGATCTCACACCGAGCCCGTCGCTCTCTGCGAATGGGTCCGAAACCCGGCGTCACTGCCGACGGCACCCCTGAGCCTGGTAGGACGTGCGGACGCGGACTGGGTCACGCCGCCCGCGTAAACGCGCCACGAAGCCGTCGCGCGCCGCGGTCTGCTGACCTATGACTGATCACTGATGGCTGAGGACTTATGACCGCCGCCTTCCGGCCTACCCGCCCAGGTTCGGGTTTGCCTGCCAGGCGCGGACTGCGCTGATCGCGGCCGGACCCGCCACCACCACGGCGATCGCCGGGAAGATGAACAGGACCAGCGGGATCATGAGCTTGACCGCGGTCTTCTGGGCCTTTTCCTCGGCGGCCTGCCGGCGCTTGATGCGCAGCGCGTCCGCCTGGTTCCGCAAGGCGCGCGCGATGCTCGTGCCGAACTTCTCGGCCTGCACCACGACTGAGACGAGGCTGCGCATCTCCTCCACGGCCGCCCGGCGGGCCATCTTCTCCAGCGCCTCGTTGCGCTGCAGGCCCATCTGCGTCTCCATCGTGGCGATGCGCAGCTCTTCGGAGAGTTCCGGATGCACCGAGGCCATCTCGTCGCCGACCCGCTTGAACGCCGCGTCGAGCGCGAGCCCGGACTCGACCGACACGACCAGCAGGTCCAGCGTGTCGGGCAAGCCGTGACGGATCTTCTGCTTGCGGTTGCTGGCGGTGACGCTCAGCCAGAGATCGGGCAGCATCAGGCCGGCCCCGGCGCAGAAGAACGCCAGGCCGGCGACGCTGAGCATCTGCATGTGCGCAGCCCAGCCACCCAACCCGCCCAGCACCAGGCCGGTCAGCGCGAGCGCGGTCTTGCTAGCCAGAAACGTCATCTGGGCCTGAGCCTGGCGGAAACCGGCACTGGCCAGTTTCATGCGCAGGTTGCTCTGGGCCTCCTCGTTCGTCGGCATGACGAGCTTGGAGAGCACCGGGGCCGCCTTGCGCACCAGCTCGTTGGTGGAGGACTCGCGGGCCCGCGCCCGGATCTCGGCCTCTTCGTCGGCGCCGCGCCGCCCCCACAGGCGCCGCTTGACGGCGTCCTTGTCATTCCGCCGGCGCGGCAGCACGCTGTACGCGATCAGCCCCAGGGCGACGATGAAGAGGATGATGACCGTGAGTACGTTCGTGTCCATGGCGTTTTTCCCGGCCGCGCGGGCGGCGCGCGGGCGGCCTCCTTCCTCACACCTTGATATTCACGATCTTCTTGATGAGGGCCCAGCCCATGAGCTGCATCACGATCGCGACGGTCAGCGCCATCTTACCGGTCGAGTCGGTGATCAGCAGGCTCATGTACTCCGGGTTCACCCACATCAGAATGAAGAACACCAGCACGGGCAGGGCCAGCAGCACGTAGCCCGACAAGCGTCCCTCCGCCGTCAGGGCCTTCACCGTCCCGAACAGTTGGATACGCTCGCGGATCACCGAGCTGATCTTGTCCAGCACCTCGGCCAGGTCACCGCCCACCTGGCGCTGGATCAGCACCGCCGTCACGAAGAAGCGTACGTCCAGCACGTTGACGCGCTCGGCCAGGTTGCGCAGCGCGTCCTCGATCTTCAGGCCCAGGTTCTGCTCGTGGAAAACGC from Phycisphaerae bacterium includes these protein-coding regions:
- a CDS encoding type II secretion system F family protein; amino-acid sequence: MDTNVLTVIILFIVALGLIAYSVLPRRRNDKDAVKRRLWGRRGADEEAEIRARARESSTNELVRKAAPVLSKLVMPTNEEAQSNLRMKLASAGFRQAQAQMTFLASKTALALTGLVLGGLGGWAAHMQMLSVAGLAFFCAGAGLMLPDLWLSVTASNRKQKIRHGLPDTLDLLVVSVESGLALDAAFKRVGDEMASVHPELSEELRIATMETQMGLQRNEALEKMARRAAVEEMRSLVSVVVQAEKFGTSIARALRNQADALRIKRRQAAEEKAQKTAVKLMIPLVLFIFPAIAVVVAGPAAISAVRAWQANPNLGG